One part of the Coffea eugenioides isolate CCC68of chromosome 10, Ceug_1.0, whole genome shotgun sequence genome encodes these proteins:
- the LOC113748801 gene encoding uncharacterized protein LOC113748801, whose product MKTVMITSWTAQNPGRRFAKCALGEDGCGYWGWIDDEMCARSTMIIPGLLRKINGMEEKMVEFEKAARKWEAKAVKLEGKMKPLQTEIAKYKSANKRLIRCAVLPWLIVVLAMLVMRIDNSGGMLQICGIVENP is encoded by the exons ATGAAGACAGTAATGATAACTTCATGGACTGCACAAAATCCGGGAAGAAGATTTGCCAAATGCGCATTGGGGGAG gatggCTGTGGCTATTGGGGTTGGATAGATGATGAAATGTGCGCTCGATCTACAATGATTATACCGGGTCTACTCAGAAAGATCAATGGAATGGAGGAaaaaatggttgaatttgaaaaAGCTGCAAGAAAGTGGGAAGCAAAAGCTGTGAAATTGGAGGGTAAAATGAAGCCACTTCAAACTGAAATTGCCAAGTACAAATCAGCCAATAAGCGACTCATTCGATGCGCAGTGTTGCCTTGGCTAATAGTTGTCTTAGCAATGTTAGTTATGAGAATAGATAATTCTGGTGGCATGCTACAAATTTGTGGCATCGTTGAAAATCCTTGA
- the LOC113749506 gene encoding uncharacterized protein LOC113749506 — translation MSSSPACSSAFILNSSARIQVPISNFSFYFQSSLDYNPNSRFKKYKNWAFSRNFRDRYHPRKCLHQEDKSSQLLSPQEKTPNVVEISSDDKNIGIGSSPSTSFLSFLCPLLKLFSGGDPSKERNYFLEEAMSSLSTLARFPWGSRSLIEDSQTINSVDPPIRLQLFEFEACPFCRRVREAITELDLSVEIYPCPKGSVRHREVVRRLGGKEQFPFLIDPNSEIQLYESSDIVKYLFQKYGKGRSPSTGLLESTIITGWMPTLLRAGRGMTLWEKSRKEAPIKMLELFSYENNPYARIVREALCELELPYILQNVAKGSKRAPLLVEISGSKEVPYLVDHNTGQQIGDYKRIIPYLFETYSAVNM, via the exons ATGTCATCCTCTCCTGCATGCTCTTCTGCTTTTATTTTGAACTCTTCTGCAAGAATTCAAGTCCCAATCTCTAATTTCAGCTTCTACTTTCAGTCTTCCCTTGATTATAATCCTAATTCTAGGTTCAAGAAATACAAAAATTGGGCTTTTTCCAGAAATTTCAGAGATAGATACCATCCCAGAAAATGTTTACACCAAGAAGACAAGAGTTCTCAGTTGTTATCTCCACAAGAAAAAACACCAAATGTTGTGGAAATTTCTTCAGATGACAAGAATATTGGAATTGGCAGCAGCCCATCAACCAGCTTTCTGTCTTTCCTCTGCCCTTTGCTCAAACTCTTCTCT GGTGGAGACCCTTCTAAAGAAAGGAACTATTTTTTGGAG GAAGCAATGTCTTCCTTGTCTACTCTAGCAAGGTTTCCTTGGGGGTCAAGATCACTAATCGAAGATAGTCAAACAATTAATAGTGTTGATCCTCCTATTCGTTTACAACTCTTTGAATTCG AAGCATGCCCATTCTGCCGGAGGGTTCGAGAGGCTATAACTGAGCTTGATTTATCTGTAGAG ATCTATCCGTGTCCTAAAGGTTCAGTAAGACACAGGGAAGTGGTCAGGAGACTTGGTGGTAAAGAGCA GTTTCCTTTCCTGATTGACCCAAATAGTGAAATTCAGCTGTATGAGAGCA GTGATATCGTAAAGTACTTGTTTCAGAAATATGGCAAAGGACGTAGCCCCTCAACTGGCCTTTTGGAAAG CACAATAATCACAGGCTGGATGCCAACCTTACTTCGAGCAGGCCGAGGAATGACTTTGTGGGAGAAATCTAGAAAAGAAGCGCCAATAAAAATGTTGGAGCTTTTCTCATATGAAAACAATCCG TATGCTCGGATAGTACGTGAAGCACTTTGCGAGTTGGAGCTTCCATACATACTTCAGAATGTGGCTAAGGGGTCAAAGAGGGCTCCCTTACTTGTCGAAATATCTGGATCAAAAGAG GTGCCTTACCTTGTTGATCATAACACTGGTCAGCAAATTGGTGATTACAAGAGGATTATCCCATACTTGTTTGAGACATATTCTGCTGTCAACATGTAG